A part of Rhodamnia argentea isolate NSW1041297 chromosome 8, ASM2092103v1, whole genome shotgun sequence genomic DNA contains:
- the LOC125316300 gene encoding uncharacterized protein LOC125316300 produces MGIGKVSLKLVIDRSKRTVLFAEAGKDFVDFLFHILALPVGQLIHLLMETGVMGSLGNLYGSVDKLNNAFIESSKKDSLLKPKAPAFFHEIPFLLFDTSPSSDSTRYYRCSTSVHCSYVALHPSAKCPVCHISMAHICYLVKPPAGKPAAESGGKGGFVLGEAMYMVMDDLAVEPMSTISSITLLKKFNVEEIGHLEEKVVDLGMDEVIKLLTTSFHSEKVLTDVFLRGKRGRS; encoded by the exons ATGGGAATTGGCAAAGTGAGCTTGAAGCTTGTGATCGACAGGAGCAAACGAACGGTGCTCTTTGCGGAGGCAGGCAAAGATTTTGTCGACTTTCTCTTTCACATCCTTGCATTGCCGGTCGGACAGTTGATCCACCTCCTTATGGAAACTGGGGTCATGGGCAGTTTAGGCAATCTCTATGGTAGCGTCGATAAGCTGAACAATGCGTTCATAGAATCTTCGAAGAAAGACAGTCTCTTGAAACCCAAAGCACCCGCCTTTTTCCACGAAATCCCATTTCTATTGTTTGATACGTCTCCGTCTTCAGATTCAACACGCTACTACAGGTGCTCTACTTCTGTTCACTGTAGCTATGTGGCCCTGCACCCTTCTGCAAAATGTCCCGTGTGCCACATTTCCATGGCACACATATGCTATCTTGTAAAACCACCGGCTGGTAAACCGGCAGCTGAATCTGGCGGTAAGGGCGGTTTCGTGCTAGGGGAGGCAATGTACATGGTGATGGACGATCTAGCGGTAGAGCCAATGTCTACTATTTCTAGCATTACTTTGCTCAAAAAGTTCAACGTCGAGGAAATAGGACATCTTGAGGAGAAGGTGGTCGACTTGGGAATGGACGAG GTTATAAAGTTGCTGACGACTTCATTTCACTCCGAGAAGGTTCTCACTGATGTCTTCCTCCGTGGGAAGCGAGGTAGATCGTGA